Proteins encoded in a region of the Cinclus cinclus chromosome 19, bCinCin1.1, whole genome shotgun sequence genome:
- the TTF1 gene encoding transcription termination factor 1, translated as MKGEAHADDFQVQDFVKKKKKKKKKKRKHSESSNTHENAEIVEDPELSHASLVLFEDAAAQGSKDRKKKKKLKKKDEKQQALIDNYIVRVKPEISNGTEAAAVPRKKSKRKDQDSTDKLSSVSCALVNQYNSQDCQEHAADYVYFKKPKKKKKEKQPEADETCELSPSEEHSKGHKEKSKKKKKKRREGSAQDVQEDTEGAAEQPLLPSSEQGKGHRGWPSPAGEDGGCDAASAVTEVSMELPADFSTPSKAADRAKKTPAHAKKANKSSAYVMEESPSESDVMTPEASASHKKKKKQNNSFAELAASDEMSVDGEESLDIAMTSVMDLDTARQELEEFIPHVKNISDGSIKKMAGRDLTRFKEFKKQGIAVKFGRFTQKENKQIQKNVEEFLSLTGIDSAEKLLFTSRYPDDKDTIHRLKTEHHFCEKISEGIPRPWRLIYYRARKMFDPNNYKGRYSKEEKEKLKKYQALHGNDWKKISELMSRSNLSVAMKFSEIKSAINYGPWTKEETQKLMNAVKEVLRRKLKTENADSPLSLEQSDTDLWIDREKLYQALPWTEIESKVGSRYWRQCKQKWNSILTSKLTRGQQLYRGTNGLRAKINLIKRLYETKAEDATEVNWDELSSAIGDVPRAYVQSKFYRLKVSSVPLWKRKTFSEIIEYLYEKKLPELEEKLRKEEGKRHSFGKSAASQQQQVFRFSDIFDSSDESKGICEESD; from the exons atgaaaggcgAAGCACATGCAGATGATTTTCAAGTCCAGGATTTTgtcaagaagaagaaaaagaagaagaaaaagaagaggaaacacAGCGAGTCCAGCAATACacatgaaaatgctgaaattgtGGAAGATCCAGAGCTCAGCCATGCTTCCCTGGTGCTGTTTGaagatgcagcagcacagggcagcaaggacaggaaaaagaagaaaaaactgaaaaaaaaggatgagaagCAGCAGGCTTTGATAGATAATTACATTGTGAGGGTGAAACCTGAAATCAGCAATGGGACTGAAGCGGCTGCTGTCCCGAGGAAGAAGAGCAAGAGGAAGGATCAGGACAGCACTGACAAGCTCAGCAGTGTCAGTTGTGCCCTTGTGAACCAGTACAACAGTCAGGACTGCCAGGAGCATGCTGCTGATTacgtttattttaaaaaacccaagaagaaaaagaaagaaaagcagcctgAAGCTGATGAGACGTGTGAGCTGTCTCCCTCTGAGGAACACAGCAAGGGTCACAAAGAGAAATccaaaaagaagaagaagaagaggagagagGGCAGTGCCCAGGATGTGCAGGAGGACacagagggagcagctgagcagccactgctgccatcctcggagcagggcaagggacaCAGGGGGTGGCCTTCACCTGCAGGTGAGGATGGAGGCTGTGATGCTGCTTCTGCTGTCACTGAGGTCTCCATGGAGCTTCCTGCTGATTTTTCTACACCCAGTAAAGCAGCTGATCGAGCTAAAAAGACTCCAGCACATGccaaaaaggcaaataaaagcAGTGCTTATGTCATGGAAGAAAGTCCTTCAGAGTCTGACGTGAT GACACCAGAAGCCTCGGCATcacataaaaagaagaagaagcagaacaaTTCCTTTGCTGAATTGGCAGCCTCTGACGAGATGAGTGTGGATGGTGAAGAAAGCCTGGACATTGCTATGACTTCAGTCATGGATTTAGATACTGCAAGACAAGAACTGGAAGAGTTTATTCCTCATGTCAAGAATATATCAGATGGTTCAATCAAGAAAATGGCTGGAAGAGACCTAACAAGGTTTAAGGAGTTTAAAAAACAGG GTATTGCTGTCAAGTTTGGCAGATTTacccagaaggaaaataaacaaatccagaaaaatGTTGAAGAGTTTTTATCACTTACTGGAATAGACAGTGCTGAAAAACTTTTGTTTACCTCGAGGTATCCAGATGATAAAGACACCATCCATCGCCTAAAAACAGAACATCATTTTTGTGAAAAAATCT CTGAGGGCATACCCCGGCCCTGGAGGCTGATATATTATCGAGCAAGGAAGATGTTTGACCCAAATAATTATAAAGGAAG GTAttctaaggaagaaaaagaaaaattaaagaagtaTCAAGCTCTGCATGGCAATGATTGGAAGAAGATTTCTGAGTTGATGTCCCGGTCTAACCTCTCAGTTGCTATGAAATTCTCTGAAATTAAGTCAG CTATTAACTATGGTCCTTGGACAAAGGAAGAGACCCAGAAGTTAATGAATGCGGTGAAGGAGGTGCTgaggagaaaactgaaaacagaaaatgcagattCTCCTTTGTCACTGGAACAGTCAGATACAGATCTGTGGATTGACCGTGAGAAGCTGTACCAGGCGCTGCCATGGACTGAGATTGAAAGCAAAGTGGGAAGTCGATACTGGAGACAGTGCAAACAGAAATG GAATTCAATTTTAACAAGCAAGTTGACCAGAGGGCAGCAGTTGTACAGAGGGACCAATGGATTACGGGCCAAGATCAATCTGATTAAAAG GTTGTatgaaacaaaagcagaggATGCCACTGAAGTAAACTGGGATGAACTCAGTAGTGCTATTGG AGATGTTCCTAGAGCCTATGTTCAATCAAAGTTTTATAGGCTAAAAGTGTCCTCTGTCCCTTTATGGAAAAGAAAGACTTTTTCTG aaATTATTGAGTATCTGTATGAAAAGAAGCTCCCAGAACTTGAAGAAAAGTTAAGAAAAGAAGAGGGGAAACGCCACAGTTTTGGCAAGTCAGCAGccagtcagcagcagcaggttttcAGATTCAGTGACATTTTTGACTCCAGTGACGAGTCAAAAGGCATTTGTGAGGAGAGTGATTAA